The following proteins are encoded in a genomic region of Dioscorea cayenensis subsp. rotundata cultivar TDr96_F1 chromosome 8, TDr96_F1_v2_PseudoChromosome.rev07_lg8_w22 25.fasta, whole genome shotgun sequence:
- the LOC120266310 gene encoding probable rRNA-processing protein EBP2 homolog, which translates to MGAFKKDKTMDEDDLSDVEEELESKSDSEQELVPLKEPSKDVVYNEDGLLEKLEDIAWPENVDWMHKLTIDHEQAADIDVEDDLAREMAFYTQALDGTRKAFANLQSIGLPFLRPPDYYAEMVKSDTHMLKVKSKLLVEKKKIEEAEERKKAREAKKIAKEVQAQKNKERAKRKKEDIESVKKWRKQRQQSGFAKGKDEDPGFNFDEGNSFERSKKKRPGVAPGDRSGGFKKQGWNKKRDHRESKFGHGGRKGMKKQNTAESTNDFKNFNKGERKK; encoded by the coding sequence ATGGGTGCATTTAAGAAGGATAAAACAATGGATGAAGATGATTTGAGTGATGTTGAAGAAGAATTAGAGTCGAAATCTGATTCTGAGCAAGAATTGGTGCCATTGAAGGAACCTTCAAAGGATGTGGTGTATAATGAAGATGGCCTTTTGGAGAAGCTTGAAGACATAGCATGGCCGGAAAATGTGGATTGGATGCATAAGTTAACTATTGATCATGAGCAAGCAGCGGATATTGATGTTGAAGATGATCTTGCTCGTGAAATGGCGTTTTACACTCAGGCATTGGATGGTACACGGAAGGCCTTTGCGAATCTGCAATCCATTGGCTTGCCTTTTCTTAGGCCTCCAGACTATTATGCAGAAATGGTGAAGTCGGATACTCACATGTTGAAGGTGAAAAGCAAGCtcttggtggagaagaagaaaattgagGAGGCTGAGGAGAGGAAGAAGGCAAGAGAAGCCAAGAAGATTGCGAAAGAGGTCCAGGCTCAGAAGAATAAAGAGCGGGCCAAGCGCAAGAAAGAAGACATTGAATCTGTCAAGAAGTGGAGGAAGCAGAGGCAGCAAAGCGGTTTTGCCAAAGGGAAAGATGAGGATCCGGGTTTCAATTTTGATGAAGGGAATAGCTTTGAAAGGTCTAAGAAGAAGAGGCCGGGTGTGGCTCCTGGAGATAGGTCTGGAGGGTTCAAAAAACAAGGATGGAATAAGAAGAGGGACCATAGAGAATCTAAATTTGGACATGGTGGTAGGAAGGGTATGAAGAAGCAGAATACTGCCGAATCCACTAATGACTTTAAGAACTTCAACAAAGGCGAGAGGAAGAAGTGA